In Pengzhenrongella sicca, a single genomic region encodes these proteins:
- a CDS encoding glycosyltransferase, translating into MLRANVHVPAFVATTGGHLVQMTLMVPFLEPDRHRDALWITHRTAQSESLLRDERRVVFVPPVEARDWLTVLRRTPEVLTALRRHHVDRVYSTGAALALTALPLAPLVGARPTFVESLARPAGPSVAGRVLSRLPWVDCFTQYPANADTHWSYRYSLLDSFRAAEDGADRVPKRIFVTLGTARPWQFRRLVDRILEIVPADCTIVWQTGCTETSDLDIDARAVMPDAEFQQEIDRADVVVSHAGVGTFLRCLEAGKVPVLVPRRLAHDEHIDDHQEQIAQVGSERGLALMREADALTFEDLVLAGNRRAGRVTQ; encoded by the coding sequence GTGCTCCGAGCCAACGTCCATGTTCCCGCCTTCGTCGCTACGACCGGGGGCCACCTCGTCCAGATGACCCTGATGGTGCCGTTCCTCGAGCCTGATCGCCACCGTGACGCCCTGTGGATCACCCACCGCACCGCGCAGAGCGAGAGCCTGCTCCGCGACGAACGGCGGGTCGTCTTCGTGCCGCCGGTGGAGGCCCGGGACTGGCTGACCGTCCTGCGGCGCACGCCCGAGGTGCTGACCGCACTGCGCCGACACCACGTCGACCGGGTGTACAGCACGGGCGCGGCGCTGGCCCTGACTGCGCTCCCCCTCGCGCCGCTCGTGGGTGCGCGCCCGACCTTCGTCGAGAGCCTCGCGCGGCCCGCGGGCCCGTCGGTGGCCGGCCGCGTGCTCTCGCGACTGCCCTGGGTGGACTGCTTCACCCAGTACCCCGCGAACGCCGACACGCACTGGTCCTACCGCTACAGCCTGCTCGACTCGTTCCGGGCGGCCGAGGATGGCGCCGACCGCGTCCCGAAGCGGATCTTCGTCACGCTGGGCACCGCGCGCCCGTGGCAGTTCCGCCGCCTCGTCGACCGCATCCTCGAGATCGTTCCGGCCGACTGCACGATCGTCTGGCAGACGGGCTGCACCGAGACGTCCGACCTCGACATCGACGCCCGCGCCGTGATGCCCGACGCCGAGTTCCAGCAGGAGATCGACCGCGCGGACGTCGTCGTCTCCCACGCGGGCGTCGGGACGTTCCTGCGCTGCCTCGAGGCGGGGAAGGTGCCGGTGCTCGTGCCGCGCCGGCTCGCCCACGACGAGCACATCGACGACCACCAGGAGCAGATCGCCCAGGTCGGCAGCGAGCGCGGCCTGGCGCTGATGCGCGAGGCCGACGCGCTCACCTTCGAGGACCTCGTCCTCGCCGGCAACAGGCGTGCCGGTCGCGTGACGCAGTGA
- a CDS encoding glycosyltransferase family 2 protein codes for MDVGSEHGATVAPRTDLDQQEVSPATRTDDGPPAEIDVSIIIVTYNAGDYVRACLQTLLGVGRPAARFEVIVVDNASTPPLAPLLREYLDESSIVALEENIGFGRACNLGAERARGRHVLLLNPDAEVRGGTIDALIRAADAEPRAGVLGGRTVTRTGEVDPHSCWGAPTLWSSFCFATALSTVFARSALFDPESLGKWARDSVRDVDVVTGSLLLVPMPVWREVGGFDPAYFMYAEDADLCRRIRRTGRRVWITPDAVALHSGGASSSSGDKTVMLMKGRVTYARKHFGRVQGPVIRALLLAGVALRGQGFRLLGRRDVGWVAAWARRDEWRHGYQLGAEATR; via the coding sequence ATGGACGTTGGCTCGGAGCACGGCGCCACTGTGGCACCCCGGACGGACCTGGATCAACAGGAGGTCTCGCCCGCGACCCGGACGGATGACGGCCCGCCGGCCGAGATCGACGTCTCGATCATCATCGTGACGTACAACGCGGGCGACTACGTGCGCGCCTGCCTGCAGACGCTGCTCGGCGTCGGCCGGCCGGCGGCGCGGTTCGAGGTGATCGTCGTCGACAACGCCTCCACGCCGCCGCTCGCGCCGCTCCTGCGCGAGTATCTCGACGAGTCCTCGATCGTCGCCCTCGAGGAGAACATCGGCTTCGGCCGGGCGTGCAACCTCGGCGCGGAGCGCGCCCGGGGGCGGCACGTCCTGCTCCTCAACCCCGACGCCGAGGTCCGCGGCGGCACCATCGACGCGCTCATCCGTGCCGCCGACGCCGAGCCCCGCGCCGGGGTGCTCGGCGGCCGAACAGTCACCCGAACGGGCGAGGTCGACCCGCACTCGTGCTGGGGTGCCCCGACCCTGTGGAGCTCGTTCTGCTTCGCGACGGCCCTGAGCACGGTGTTCGCGCGGTCGGCCCTCTTCGACCCCGAGTCGCTCGGAAAGTGGGCCCGCGACAGCGTGCGCGACGTCGACGTGGTGACCGGCTCGCTCCTGCTCGTCCCGATGCCCGTGTGGCGGGAGGTCGGCGGCTTCGACCCGGCGTACTTCATGTATGCCGAGGACGCCGACCTGTGCCGGCGCATCCGGCGCACCGGGCGGCGCGTGTGGATCACCCCCGACGCCGTGGCCCTGCACAGCGGCGGCGCATCCTCGAGCTCCGGAGACAAGACGGTGATGCTCATGAAGGGCCGCGTGACCTACGCGCGCAAGCACTTCGGCCGCGTCCAGGGCCCGGTGATCAGGGCGCTGCTGCTGGCCGGCGTGGCGCTGCGTGGCCAGGGGTTCCGGCTGCTCGGGCGCCGGGACGTGGGCTGGGTGGCCGCGTGGGCCCGGCGGGACGAGTGGCGTCACGGCTACCAGCTCGGCGCGGAGGCGACCCGATGA
- a CDS encoding glycosyltransferase, translating to MTVALVATVPHAGHRLYEQRLAAALAVHTRVAYLEPPTSPRSWAALRAGGSLVDGGQTLVQPAWTVPFTRRLRLGRLREAVAARAAARAIGHLGQEPSAVVFTEPSGALRAFPRARKVLLIKDDYVAGAHLLGQEPGAVEARLRRSIAMADAVVAVSPVLRERLRRYGVDAQVIPAGCTPAAPEVGAGTGARSSRAPLAAFIGGVSPRVLPGHLQAVLDAGCDLVVVGGMSRNFAPGPQRTAIEALLAHPRVQWRGHVSADEVTAVLADADLGLVPYDDSSFNAASFPLKILEYLGAGLPVVSTPLPAVEWIDTPQIRVERDAAAFGAAAAHLARAVTPGTRAACRAVAGEHTWERRAQAWLAVLGDRDGQPQRGVAR from the coding sequence ATGACGGTCGCCTTGGTCGCCACGGTCCCGCACGCTGGGCACCGGCTCTACGAGCAGCGGCTCGCCGCGGCCCTCGCGGTGCACACGCGGGTCGCCTACCTCGAGCCTCCGACGTCGCCCCGGTCGTGGGCCGCGCTGCGCGCGGGCGGCTCGCTGGTCGACGGCGGGCAGACCCTCGTCCAGCCCGCGTGGACGGTGCCGTTCACGCGACGCCTGCGGCTCGGACGGCTGCGCGAGGCCGTCGCCGCGCGCGCCGCCGCCCGCGCGATCGGGCACCTCGGGCAGGAGCCCTCCGCCGTCGTCTTCACCGAGCCGAGCGGCGCGCTGCGCGCCTTCCCGCGCGCTCGGAAGGTGCTCCTCATCAAGGACGACTACGTGGCCGGGGCGCACCTGCTCGGCCAGGAGCCGGGCGCGGTCGAGGCACGGCTGCGGCGCTCGATCGCGATGGCCGACGCCGTCGTGGCGGTCTCGCCGGTCCTGCGCGAGCGGCTGCGGCGGTACGGGGTGGACGCGCAGGTCATCCCGGCCGGCTGCACGCCGGCCGCGCCCGAGGTCGGGGCGGGGACCGGTGCGCGGAGCTCGCGCGCGCCGCTGGCCGCGTTCATCGGCGGCGTCTCGCCGCGGGTGCTGCCCGGCCACCTGCAGGCGGTGCTCGACGCCGGCTGCGACCTCGTCGTCGTCGGCGGGATGTCCCGCAACTTCGCGCCGGGCCCGCAGCGGACCGCGATCGAGGCGCTGCTCGCCCACCCGCGCGTCCAGTGGCGCGGTCACGTGAGCGCCGACGAGGTCACGGCCGTCCTGGCCGACGCCGATCTCGGCCTGGTGCCGTACGACGACAGCTCCTTCAATGCGGCGAGCTTCCCGCTGAAGATCCTCGAGTACCTGGGCGCGGGGCTGCCCGTCGTGTCGACGCCGCTGCCCGCCGTCGAGTGGATCGACACCCCGCAGATCCGGGTCGAGCGCGACGCGGCGGCGTTCGGAGCCGCCGCGGCCCACCTCGCGCGCGCGGTCACCCCGGGCACGCGGGCGGCCTGCCGCGCCGTGGCCGGCGAGCACACGTGGGAGCGCCGGGCGCAGGCGTGGCTCGCCGTCCTGGGCGACCGCGACGGTCAGCCGCAGCGGGGGGTCGCGCGATGA